One genomic segment of Penaeus chinensis breed Huanghai No. 1 chromosome 24, ASM1920278v2, whole genome shotgun sequence includes these proteins:
- the LOC125037965 gene encoding pupal cuticle protein 36a-like, translating into MKLLVIVATVVVSSSAAPQGYHLDTPSGPNFGIRGSGSGFGPGGSGSGFGTGSLASSIRSGGCGPGRVLHNDGRCVIPRVNRKVYLYDAPPVPVSYGPPPYIPEPTVETNILFIRAPEQGQGPDPIVIPPPRQEHVVYVLNKESLQQQEVIELPAPPASEPEVYFVNYGDGENPVLPSGVDLQTALNAGGAGGVDGGFGGSGGIGGFGNGGIEEVEKSVDSELVEGAVDSEEVDSVDSEEVEESVDSEEVDSEAVLSTSAS; encoded by the exons ATGAAGTTGTTG GTAATAGTCGCTACGGTCGTGGTCTCGTCATCAGCGGCTCCCCAAGGCTATCACCTGGATACGCCTTCAGGACCAAACTTTGGAATAAGAGGTTCAGGCTCAGGTTTTGGACCAGGAGGTTCAGGCTCAGGTTTTGGAACAGGAAGTTTAGCCTCTAGTATTAGATCAGGAGGGTGCGGGCCCGGAAGGGTGCTGCATAATGACGGGAGATGCGTCATTCCACGCGTCAACCGCAAAGTTTACTTGTATGACGCGCCACCCGTACCAGTGTCCTATGGTCCCCCACCCTACATTCCAGAGCCAACCGTTGAGACAAACATCTTGTTCATCCGAGCACCAGAACAAGGACAAGGACCAGATCCTATTGTTATACCGCCTCCTAGACAAGAACACGTTGTGTACGTCCTTAACAAAGAGTCTCTACAGCAACAGGAAGTGATCGAACTCCCAGCTCCGCCAGCGAGCGAACCGGAAGTTTACTTCGTGAACTACGGTGACGGCGAGAACCCGGTTCTTCCCAGCGGCGTTGATCTCCAGACTGCCCTGAACGCCGGAGGTGCCGGAGGCGTTGATGGAGGTTTCGGAGGCAGTGGAGGAATCGGTGGTTTCGGAAATGGAGgaatcg aggaagtggagaaatcgGTGGATTCGGAGTTAGTGGAGGgagcggtggattcggaggaagtGGATTCAGTGGAttcagaggaagtggaggaatcggtggattcggaggaagtGGATTCGGAAGCAGTACTATCAACGTCGGCCTCGTGA
- the LOC125037964 gene encoding glycine-rich cell wall structural protein 1-like has protein sequence MKLLVIVATVVVSSSAAPQGYHLDTPSGPSFRLRGSDSGSGTGGLSSGFGTGGLGSGFGIGTSDSGFGTGILSLGSGIGGLASGFSSGGCGPGRVLHIDGRCVTPRVNRKVYLYDAPPVPVSHGPPPYIPEPTVETNILFIRAPEQGQGPEPIVIPPPRQEHVVYVLNKESPQQQEVIELPAPPASEPEVYFVNYGDGENPVLPSGVDLQTALNAASQGGGQVVGGGAGGVGGGFGSSGGIGGFGSGEIGGFGSGGIGGFEGSGGIGGFGGSGGIGGFGGSGGIGGFGSDGIGGFGGSGGISEFGGGIGGFGGSGGISGFGGSAGIGGFGGSGGISGFGGSGGSAGFGGSEGIGGFGGSGTNGGFVGGGGSSGVGSSAINGGLVSGGDSGQFVVSGISAPPSLYSLP, from the exons ATGAAGTTGTTG GTAATAGTTGCCACGGTCGTGGTCTCGTCATCAGCGGCTCCCCAGGGCTATCACCTGGATACACCTTCAGGACCAAGCTTTCGATTGAGAGGTTCAGACTCAGGTTCTGGAACAGGAGGTTTAAGCTCAGGTTTTGGAACAGGAGGTTTAGGCTCAGGTTTTGGAATAGGAACTTCTGATTCAGGTTTTGGAACAGGAATTTTAAGCTTAGGCTCTGGAATAGGAGGCTTAGCCTCAGGTTTTAGCTCAGGAGGATGCGGGCCCGGAAGGGTGCTGCATATTGACGGCAGATGCGTTACTCCACGCGTCAACCGCAAAGTTTACTTGTATGACGCGCCACCCGTACCCGTGTCCCATGGTCCCCCACCCTACATTCCAGAGCCAACTGTTGAGACAAACATCTTGTTCATCCGAGCACCAGAACAAGGACAAGGACCAGAACCTATTGTTATACCTCCTCCTAGACAAGAACACGTTGTGTACGTCCTTAACAAAGAGTCGCCACAGCAACAGGAAGTGATCGAACTCCCAGCTCCGCCAGCGAGCGAACCTGAAGTTTACTTCGTGAACTACGGTGACGGCGAGAACCCTGTTCTTCCTAGCGGCGTTGATCTCCAGACTGCCCTGAACGCAGCTTCCCAAGGTGGTGGTCAAGTGGTAGGAGGCGGTGCCGGAGGCGTTGGGGGAGGTTTTGGAAGCAGTGGAGGAATCGGTGGATTCGGAAGTGGAGAAATTGGTGGATTCGGAAGTGGAGGAATCGGTGGATtcgaaggaagtggaggaatcggcggattcggaggaagtggaggaatcggtggattcggaggaagtggaggaatcggtGGATTCGGAAGTGATGgaatcggtggattcggaggaagtggaggaataagTGAATTTGGAGGAGGCATCGGTGGATTcggtggaagtggaggaatcAGTGGCTTTGGAGGAAGTGCAGgaatcggtggattcggaggaagtggaggaatcagtggattcggaggaagtggaggaagcgcTGGATtcggaggaagtgaaggaatcgGTGGATTTGGAGGAAGTGGAACAAATGGTGGCTtcgtaggaggtggaggaagcagTGGAGTCGGAAGCAGTGCTATCAACGGCGGTCTCGTGAGCGGTGGCGACAGCGGGCAATTTGTCGTCAGCGGTATTTCCGCTCCTCCAAGCCTTTATTCCTTGCCTTAA
- the LOC125037966 gene encoding pupal cuticle protein 36a-like, with protein sequence MNVVIDFPFKIKVLAQRVEFRVIVATVVVSSAAPQGYHLDKLSGPSFGLRGSDSGSGTGGLNSGFGTGGLGSGFGIGTSDSGFGAGILSLGSGIGGLASGFSTGGCGPGRVLHIDGRCVTPRVNRKVYLYDAPPVPVSHGPPPYIPEPTVETNILFIRAPEQGQGPDPIVIPPPRQEHVVYVLNKESLQQQEVIELPAPPASEPEVYFVNYGDGENPVLPSGVDLQTALNAASQGGGQVVGGGAGGVGGGFGGSGGIGGFGSGEIGGFGSGGIVCTICLKQKDVPGDEDDRCREESVTQRKQVSETVEEAVDSEVEESVDSPELEK encoded by the exons ATGAATGTAGTGATCGACTTTCCATTTAAGATTAAAGTACTAGCTCAACGCGTAGAATTCAGA GTAATAGTCGCCACGGTCGTGGTCTCATCAGCGGCTCCCCAGGGCTATCACCTGGATAAGCTTTCAGGACCAAGCTTTGGATTAAGAGGTTCAGACTCAGGTTCTGGAACAGGAGGTTTAAACTCAGGTTTTGGAACAGGAGGTTTAGGCTCAGGTTTTGGAATAGGAACTTCAGATTCAGGTTTTGGAGCAGGAATTTTAAGCTTAGGCTCTGGAATAGGAGGCTTAGCCTCAGGTTTTAGCACAGGAGGATGCGGGCCCGGAAGGGTGCTGCATATTGACGGCAGATGCGTTACTCCACGCGTCAACCGCAAAGTTTACTTGTATGACGCGCCACCCGTACCCGTGTCCCATGGTCCCCCACCCTACATTCCAGAGCCAACTGTTGAGACAAATATCTTGTTCATCCGAGCACCAGAACAAGGACAAGGACCAGATCCTATTGTTATACCTCCTCCTAGACAAGAACACGTTGTGTACGTCCTTAACAAAGAGTCTCTACAGCAACAGGAAGTGATCGAACTCCCAGCTCCGCCAGCGAGCGAACCTGAAGTTTACTTCGTGAACTACGGTGACGGCGAGAACCCGGTTCTTCCTAGCGGCGTTGATCTCCAGACTGCCCTGAACGCAGCTTCCCAAGGTGGTGGTCAAGTGGTTGGAGGCGGTGCCGGAGGCGTTGGGGGAGGTTTTGGAGGCAGTGGAGGAATCGGTGGATTCGGAAGTGGAGAAATTGGTGGATTCGGAAGTGGAGgaatcg ttTGTACCATTTGCTTAAAACAAAAAGATGTCCCAGGGGATGAGGATGACCGTTGCCGTGAGGAATCTGTGACTCAGAGAAAACAGGTTTCGGAGACAGTGGAGGAAGCGGTGGATTCGGAAGTGGAGGAATCGGTGGATTCGCCGGAATTAGAGAAATAA